GGATGCGCGCCCGGAGGGCCGGGACGCCGCCGCGACACGGGGTATCGTCGCGGCGGTGGCCCGGCGCGGTTGGGCACGGTCGTATCGTGCCCTACCGCGCGCGCAGCCCGGCCCGGAGCGCAGCGGAGGGACACGCCCGAATCCGTAGTTGCTGTTCGAGCATTTCAATCGACGAGGTAGTCGTTGTGACGTCTTTCGCGGGGACGGTGGACGCGGCGCCGGAGGTGCGCACGGGGCGCTTCGGCGAGTACGGGGGGCGCTTCGTCCCCGAGACGCTGATCGCGGCTCTGGACGAGCTGACGGAGCTGTACGCGGAGGCCTCGGCCGATCCGGCGTTCTGGGAGGAGCTGGACGCCCTCTGGCGCGACTTCGTGGGGCGCCCCACGCCGCTCTACCGCGCCGCGCGGCTGGGCGAGGCGTGCGGCGGGATCACGGTGTACCTCAAGCGCGAGGACCTGAACCACACCGGCGCGCACAAGATCAACAACTCGCTCGGCCAGGTGCTGCTGGCGCGCAAGATGGGCAAGCGCCGCATCATCGCCGAGACGGGCGCCGGGCAGCACGGGGTGGCCACGGCCACGGCGTGCGCGCTCTTCGGGCTGGACTGCATCGTCTACATGGGCGAGGAGGACGTGCGGCGCCAGGCGCTCAACGTCTACCGCATGAACCTGCTGGGCGCGGAGGTGCGCCCGGTCTCCAGCGGCACGCGCACCCTCAAGGACGCCACCAACGAGGCGATCCGCGACTGGGTGACCAACGTGGCCGACACGCACTACATCATCGGCTCCGTCGTCGGCCCCGACCCCTACCCGCGCATGGTGCGCGACTTCCAGTCGGTGATCGGCCGCGAGGCGCGCGAGCAGGTCCTGGCCGTCGAGGGGCGCCTTCCCGCCGCGGTGGTCGCCTGCGTGGGCGGCGGGTCGAACGCGATCGGGATGTTCCACCCCTTCGTCGAGGACCGCGGCGTCGAGCTGGTCGGCGTGGAGGCGGCGGGGGAGGGGGTGGAGACGGGGCACCACGCGGCCACGCTCACGCACGGGCGGCCCGGGGTGCTGCACGGCTGCCTCAGCTACCTCCTCCAGGACGAGCACGGGCAGGTGGCGCCGGCGCACTCGGTCTCGGCGGGGCTCGACTACCCGGGCGTGGGGCCGGAGCACTCGTTCCTGAAGGACAGCGGCCGCGCCCGCTACACCTCGGTCACCGACGCGGAGGCGCTGGACGCCTTCGCCCGGTTGGCGCGGCTGGAGGGGATCATCCCCGCGCTCGAGTCGGCGCACGCCATCGCCTTCCTGCTGCGCGAGGGGGCGCGCTGGAAGGACGCCGGCCCCGTCGTGGTCTGCCTGAGCGGCCGCGGCGACAAGGACGTGGCCCAGGTGGCCGCGATGGGGGTCTGAGAGGGGGCCCGCACGACCACAACGCTGTCATCCTGAGGGCGCACGCACCGAAGCCGCGTCTGCGCAAGAGCTTGTGCGCCCGAAGGATCTGCGGGCGGGGACTCGCGCGTCTGCCGGGCTCACGCTCGGACCCGACCCGCAGATCCTTCAGTCGCCGCCAGGCATCCGCGTTCGAAGAGGTTCTGCGCGGCGGCTCCTTCAGGATGACAGCGTCGGGGATCGAAAGTGTAGACCCTTTTCGCCCCGCTGCGAATGGCACTGAGACGCCTTGCCGTAGCAGAGGGTGAGTTTTGGACGCCCGGCGGCCGCCGCGGCACAGAAAAGCATTGTCGGGGCGGCGCTTAGGCGTTAACATCCTTGGCGTCCCTCCGCCGGTACCGTCCCTCCGCCACATGACCGACTCCACACTCCATCCGCTGCTGGACCCACCCTCCGCCCCCGGCGCGCCCGCCGCGGGCGAGGAGCTGCGCGTGGAGGTGCAGGAGGTCGCGCGCGGGCTGGCCAAGGCGCTGCGCACGCACCTCCTCTACGAGGGGAGCAGCCCCGCCCTCGACCGCTTCCTGGAGCAGCTCACGCAGGGCATGCGCGCGCTCTGGCGGAAGAAGCCCTCCGTCACCCTCGCCGTCGAGGAGCGCGAGCTGCTCTGGGAGGGGCTCCCCGTCTACCACGGCGAGGACCGCGACAGCCTGGCCTTCCTCCTCTACCGCGACGGCGTGCGCGAGATCTCGCTCTACCGCGGCTTCGAGGACGAGGAGCTGGGGGTCCTGATCGACCTGCTGGTGCGGGTGCACAGGGCGCGCGGCGAGGAGCAGGAAGACCTGCTGACGCTGTTCTGGGACCACGACTGGAGCCACTTCCGCTACCGCTACGTGGAGCCGCTGGCCGAGGGCGCCGTGCTCCCGGCGAAGTCGGAGGAGGCGCCGGGCCCGATCCAGGTGCGCGAGGAGGTGGAGGCGGCCGCCGTCGCCACGGTGTCGCCCGACGACTTCCAGGGGGCGCTCTACTTCCTGGACGCGGCGGAGCTCAGGCGGCTGGAGGACGAGCTGCAGCGCGAGATGCGGCGCGACCTGTGGACGGGGGTGCTGGACGCGCTCTTCGACCGGCTGGAGGACGGCGCGCCGCTCAGGCAGGAGCAGGCGGTGGGGATCCTCTCCGACGTGCTGCCGACGCTCCTGGGCGCGGGGAAGCTGGACCTGGCGGCGCGCGTGCTGGGCGAGCTGGTGCAGATCGCCACCGGCGGCCGCCGCATGCCGGCGCCGGTGATGCGCAGCTTACGCACGCTCTTCGAGCAGCTGGCCCGCCCCGAGACGGTGGAGGAGCTGGTGCGCACGGTGGAGCAGGCGGGCCCGCTCATCTCCGAGCAGTCGCTGGGGGCGCTACTGACGTACTTCCCCCCCGACGCGCTGGCGCCGCTGCTGAAGGCGGGGGAGACCAGCGCCTCGCCGGCCGTGCGCCGCACCGTGCTGGCCGCCGCCGAGCGCCTGGCCGACGCCGCCCGCGAGCACGCCGCCGCCCTGGCGCGCGACGCCGACCCGGCGGTGGCCGGCGGTGCCGCGCGCATCCTGGGGCGGCTGCGCGTCGCGGGCGCGGCGGCGGACATCGCGCGGCTGCTGCAGCGCCCCGAGCCGGCGCTCCGGCTCACCGCGGTGGAGGCGCTGGCGGAGCTGCGCTCGCCCAACGCGGCCGGGGCGCTGGAGGCGGCGCTGGACGACGCCGAGCGCGAGGTGCGCGTGGGCGCGGCGCGGGCGCTCGCCGCGCTGCGCTACGCGCCCGCGAAGGCGAAGCTGGAGGCGGCGCTCGACTCCAAGCGGCTGCGCGAGGCGGAGCTCTCCGAGCGGATCGCCTTCTTCGAGGCGTACGGCGCGCTCGCCGGGGCCGAGGGGGTGCCGCTCCTGGAGCGCACGCTGAACGGCAAGAGCTGGCTCGGCCGGCGCGAAAGTGCCGAGATGCGGGCGTGCGCGGCGCTGGGGCTGGGCAGGATCCCCCACCCCGCGGCGGAGAAGGCCTTGAACGCCGCCGCGGCGGACCCCGACCCCGTGGTGAGGAGCGCCGTGGGGCGCGCGCTCAAGGCGGTGCGCCAATGAGCGTCGACGCCACCCTCCCCCAGGCGGCCGAGGCACCGCGCCCGGGCGCGGTGCCGCTTTCCTCCGGCGACGACCGGGGGCTGCAGCGCAAGGGGCGCGAGCTCCTCTTCGCGCTGGCCGCGGCGCTCCGGGCGCTGCAGCTCTACCCGCTGGAGAACCAGGCGGTGGGCAACGCCCTGGCCGAGCTGGACCAGGCGGCGCGGGCGCTGCTGGAGACCGAGGAGGAGATCGTGGTGCGCTTCGTGGGCGACTTCTTCTTCGTCAACGACGTGCGGCTGCGCATCGACCTGGCGAGCTACGCCACCTTCGGCTCGGTGGGGCGCGCCCTCTCGCGCCACCGCATCGGCCAGGTGGAGGTGTTCCGCGGGGTGGAGACGGTGGAGTGGACGGCGCTCCTCTCGCTGGTGAACGCCGAGCCCGACCCCGAGGACCCCTTCGGCGGCTTCTTCGACCGGCTGGGGAGGACGGCCGTGCTGCACCTGTCGGTGGGCGCCGACCGCGACAGCGAGCTCGACAGCAGGGACGACGACGCCCGCCAGCTGGCCCGGCGCACCTACGCGCAGACGGTGGCGGTGGCGCGCGAGGCGATGACGGGCCTGAGGATGGGCAAGGGGGTGAGCCTGCGGCCGGTGAAGCGCGCCGTGCAGTCGATCGTGGACCAGGTGCTCACCAACGAGACCTCGATCGTGGGGCTCACCACGCTGCGCGACTACGACGAGTACACCTTCACCCACTCGGTGAACGTGTGCATCTTCTCGGTGGCGCTGGGGAAGAAGCTGGGCTTCGACAAGCACCAGCTGTACGAGCTGGGGCTGGGGGCGCTGCTGCACGACGTCGGCAAGGTGCGCATGCCCTGGGAGCTGATCAACAAGACGGGCCCGCTCACCCCGGAGGAGTTCGCGGTGCTGCAGGAGCACCCCGCCGAGGGGCTGCTCTCGCTCTTCGAGATGCGCGGCCTGGCCGAGCTCCCTTTGAGGGCGATGCTGATCGCCTACGAGCACCACATGAAGGTGGACCAGACGGGGTACCCGCGCTCGGTGCGCCCGCGCGAGACCACCCTCTTCGGGCGGATCGTGGCGGTGGCCGACGGCTTCGACGCGGCCACCACCAAGCGCAGCTACCAGGCGCAGCCCTGGACGCCCGACCGGGTGCTGCGCGAGATGCGCGACAACCCGCAGCGCGGCTTCGACCCGCTGGTGGTGAAGGCGTTCATCAGCATGACGGGGATCTATCCCGTGGGGAGCGTGGTGATCCTGGACTCGTTCGAGCTGGCGGTGGTCGTGGCGCCCAACCCCAACCCCGAGCAGCTGCACCAGCCCACGGTGAAGGTGATCTACGACTCGATGGGGATCCCGCTCTCGCCGCCGCGCACCGTCGAGCTCGCCGAGATCGACCCGGCGACGGGGAAGCCGCGCCACGCCATCATCAAGACCACCGACCCGGAGCGCTACGGGATCAATGTCGGCGACTACTTCGTCTGAGCGCGCCGCCGCCCTGGCGCGGGCCTTCGCGGCGGCCGCCGCCGAGGGGCGCGCCGCCCTGGTCCCGTACGTCACCGCCGGACACCCGTCTCCCGAGGTCTTCCCCGCCGTCCTCTCCATGCTGGCCGAGGAGGGCGCGGACGTGATCGAGCTGGGCGTGCCCTTCAGCGACCCGCTGGCGGACGGGCCCACCATCCAGCGCTCGTCGTTCGAGGCGATCGCGCAGGGCGTCGACCTGCGCTGGGCGCTCGACGTGCTGGCGGACTTCCGGCGGGAGCACGACACCCCGGTGGTGCTCTTCACCTACCTGAACCCCGTGCTGCGCCACGGGGTGGACCGCTTCCTGGACGACGCCGCGCGCGCCGGGGCCGACGGGGTGCTGCTCACCGACCTCCCCGTGGGCGCCGACCCGGAGCTGGAGCGCCGCTTCGGCGAGTCGCCGCTCGACCTGATCCGGCTGGTCGCGCCCACCACGAAGCCCGAGCGGGTGCGCGAGATCGCCCGGGCGGCGCGCGGCTTCCTCTACTACGTCTCGCGCACGGGGGTCACCGGCGCGCGCGAGGAGCTGGCGGCGGGGCTCGCGCGCGAGGTGGCCGCGGTGCGCGCGGCGACCGGCGTCCCCGTGGCCGTGGGCTTCGGCGTCTCCACCCCGGAGCAGGCGGCCGAGGTGGCGCGCCTGGCCGACGGGGTGGTGGTGGGGAGCGCGCTGGTGGACCGCCTGGCGCGGGAGGGGCTGGAGGGCGCCCGCGCCTTCGTCCGGAGCCTGCGCCGCGCCACCGCCCGCGCCGCGGCCGACTGACATCGTTCTTCCTCTTGCTGGATCGTCCTTCCCCGCCGGCCGTCGTGTCGACTTCGATCTCCCCTTCCGCTTCGCGGGTGCTGGTGGCGGTGCTGCGCGTCTACGCGCGGGCGCTCCTCTACGGCGGCCTGCTGGTGCTGGGCGCCGCCTGGCTCTGGGCCCCGCCGTCGGCGGCCGGGCACCTGGCCGCGGCCGTCGGCATCCTCGCCGTGGCGGCGCTGCGCTACGGGGCCGTCCAGCTCTCCAAGTTCTCGTACGTCACCATGACGGTGGTCCCCGTCGGGGTGCTCACGCTCCTCGGCGAGCCCACCGCGGCCGTGCTCGCGGCCGGGCTCGGCACGCTGCTGGGCGACCTGGCGCGGCGCAAGGACGCCTTCCCCGCCGGGGTGAACGCGGGGCGCGAGGCGCTCGCGGCCACCGGGGCGGCGGGGGTCTACGCGCTGGTGGCGCACCTCACCGCGCTCCCCGAGGCGGCCGGGTGGGGCGGCCCGGCGCCGGCGCTCTCGGCCGAGGGGATCCCCGCGCTGGTGGCCTTCTTCCTGGCCTGGTTCGTCTTCTCGCGCGGGCTCTTCTACTTCTCGCTGGCGTACCGCGGCAAGCTGACCCCGGCGGAGTGGATGATCATCTTCCGCTACGAGGTGGTCTCGGCCGCGCTGGGGATCGTGGGGGCGCTGGCGCTGGCGGCGGCGTTCCACTTCTACGGCGGCGGGCCCGGGTGGCCGTTCATCGCGGCGTTCGTGGTGGCGGCGGGGCTCCTGGCGCGGGCGCTGGTGATGGAGGCGATCGCCTCGGAGGAGCTGCGCAAGGTGGTGGCGATGGAGGCGGTGATCGCCGCCGGGATGCCGCTGGGCGAGTCGCTCCGCCAGATCGAGCAGCTGGCTGCGCGGCTGGTGGAGTGGAGCTGGCTGCACATCTACGCCGGCCCGCCCGAGCGCCTGGTCTCCATCTACCCGCCCTCGGGCCCCGGCGCGCTCCCCGGCGTGGACGGGCTGCGCGCCCGGGCGGCCGGGGCCGAGGAGGCCACGCTGGTGCCGGACGCCCGGCGCGACCCGCGCGTGGGCGGCGTGGGCGAGGGGGTGCGCTCGCTGGTGCTGCAGCCCCTGCGCTACGGCCGGCTCCCGCTGGGGGTGCTGGAGATCGCCCACCACCGGCCCCGGACGTACGGGCCGAACGAGGTGCGGCTGATCGAGCGCTTCGCCCGGCAGGTGGCGCTGGCGCTGCAGCTGGACGCGCTGGTGCGGCCGATGACGGTGAGCGCGCGGGAGATGGAGGAGGAGCTGCGCGAGCTGGGCGCGCGCCTCTCCGAGCTGCGGGCGAGCGGCCAGGGGGTGGCGGCGCACTCGGCGCAGATCGGCGAGCGGATCGAGGACCAGGGGCGCCGCACCGCGCGCGGGCTGGAGGCCACCGCCGCCCTGGCCGCGTCGGCCGCCGAGACCGCGGCCGACGCGGCGCGCTCGGCCGGCTCCAGCCGCGACGCGGGGCGCCTGGCGGCCGAGAACCGCGCGGCGATGCGCGAGGCGATCGAGCGGCTGGTGGCGCTGCGCGACTTCGTGGACGAGGAGGCGCGCGACCTGGCCGAGGCGGCCGCGTCGTCGGACCGCATCTCCGAGGTGGTGGCCAGCATCCACGAGATCGCCGACCAGACCAACCTGCTGGCGCTGAACGCGGCGATCGAGGCGGCGCGCGCGGGCGAGCACGGCCGCGGCTTCGCGGTGGTGGCCGACGAGGTGCGCAAGCTGGCCGACAGCAGCGCGCGGGCGGCGCTCGAGGCGCGGGAGATGGTGGACGCGGTGCGGGCGCAGATGTCGGCCGTGGTGGGGCGGATGGAGCAGGGGGCCAGCCGCGTGGCGGGCGTGGGCGACCTCTCGCGCACGGCGCTGGAGTCGGTGGACCGCATCGTGGCCGCGGCGGCCGAGTCGGCCGAGCTCACCGGGCGCATGGCCGAGCGCGCGGGCGAGCAGGAGGCGCGCCTGGCCGCCGTGCGCGACGAGATCGCCGCCGTCTCGCTGATCGCCGAGCAGAACGGCGAGGAGGCGGGGCTGGTGGCCGAGGCCGCGCGCGCCCAGGCCGAGACGCTGGAGGAGATCGAGCGCGCGGCGGCCGCCCTGGGCGAGGTCTCGGGCCGCCTCAACTCCTACATCGCCCGCCTCCACGCGATGACGTGAGCGGCCGGCGATGACTCCGCCGCGCCCCAACCGCCTGCGACCGCCCGCGCGCCTGCTGCTCGCGCTGGCGGTCTGCGCGCTCGGGGGGTGCGTGCCGTTCGTGCGGCGCGACCGCTACGCGGACCTCGAGCACCGGATGTTCGAGCTGGTGAACCGGCACCGCGCCGCGCGCCGCCTCCCGCCGCTGGTGTACGACCCCGTGCTGGCGGAGATCGCGCGGCGGCACAGCCTGCAGATGGCGCGGGGGAAGGCGCCGTTCGGCCACCGCGGCTTCATGGGGCGGGCGCGCGCCGTGCGCGCCCTGCGGCCGGCGGAGCGGATCTCCGAGAACGTGGCCATGAACGTCTTCGAGCGCGGCGCGTCGCCGGTGATGGCGGTCAAGGGCCTGGTGGGCAGCCGCAAGCACCGCCGCAACCTCGAGGGCGACTACGCGCTCACCGGCGTCGGCGTGGCGCGCGGCCCGGACGGCGCCTTCTACTACACGCAGCTCTTCGTGCGCTGATGTCCGACTGCGTCTTCTGCCGCATCCTCGCGGGCGAGCTGCCCGTGAGCTGGGTCCACCGCGGCGAGCGGTGCGTGGCGCTCATGGACATCCAGCCCGTCAATCCCGGCCACGTGCTGGTGATCCCGGTCGAGCACGCCGTCTCCCTAACGGACGTGCCGCCGGAGACCGCGGGGGAGATGATGCGGATCGCCCGGCGCGTGGCGGCCGCGCTCCCCGCGAGCGGCCTGCGCTGCGAGGGCGTCAACCTGTTCCTGGCCGACGGCGAGGCGGCCGGGCAGGAGGTCTTCCATTCCCACCTGCACGTCATCCCGCGCTGGCGCGGCGACGCGTTCGTCCTGCGCTTCGGCCCGCGCGACCGCGAGTTCCCCGCCCGCGCCGCCCTCGACGTCGCGGCCGAAGCCATCCGCCGGAAACTGAATTGAGCCCGGTGCTGGTCGCAGAGAACGAGCCCATGGTGCGGGGTCGCCCCGGGGCCTGACGTCATGCCATTGTGCAGAGGATCGTTCGGGATCGAGATCCGCAACTGAATGTCTCATACCTGGTGCGGCTCATCACGCACGTCTCCTTCGCGGCCAGCACCGAGGAGACGCGGCCGATATCACACGGAGTCAACGGAGTTAACGGAGGAACGGCAAAGGGGTTTCTCCGTTGACTCCGTTAACTCCGTGTGAGGCCCTTCCGCAGTAAAATCGGATCCAGAAGTAATCCCCCCGCTGACGGTGCCGATCCGCCGGCCCGCGTCCCGCGCCACGATTCCCCTTGCGCGGATGATTGTCAAACGACTATAGTATTTTTGACTATAGACGAAAGGTCACCGTGCGCGACGCGCGAGCGTTCCTGCCCCTCAAGCCCGCCGAGCTGATGATCCTCACCGTCCTGTCCGGCGGCGACAGGCACGGCTACGGCATCCGCCAGGACATCCTCGAACAGACCGGCGGGCAGATCGAGATCGAGGCCGGGCACCTGTACCGGCACATCAGGAGCCTCGCGGACGACGGCCTGGTGGCCGAAGCCCCCGCGCCGCCCGGGGAGACCGACGAGCGGCGCATCTACTACCGCCTCACCCCCATGGGCAGGCGCGTCCTCGCGGCCGAGATGCAGCGGCTGCGCGAGCTGGTGCGGCTGGCGGAGGCGCGCGGCATCCTGGCGCCGGCGGGCCCATGAAGCTCATCGACCTCCTCCTCCGGCTCTACCCGGAGGAGTTCCGCGCCCGCTTCGGGCGGGAGATCCGCGCCTTCCACGAGCAGCGCGTCCGCGAGCGGCGCCCCCGCTGGGCCCGCATCGTCGCCGACCACGTCACCTCGGCCCTGGCGGAGCAGATGCACTCGATCGGCCCCGACGTCCGCTACGCCCTGCGCGGCATCGCGCGCCGCCCCGCATTCGCGGCCGTCGTCATCCTCACCATCGCGCTCGGCGTCGGCGCCAACGCCGCGATCTTCAGCGTGATCAACGCCGTCCTCCTCCGCCCCCTGCCGTACCCGCGGGCGGACCGGCTGGTGTCGTTCGGCCACGAGCCGCCGCAGTGGCTCGTCTCCGAGCCGCAGTACGCCGAGTACCGGAGCTACCTGCGCTCGTTCGCGTCGCTCGCGGCGTTCACCACGGGCGAGGGCACCCTGGCCACGGCGGAAGATCCCGAGCGCATCGCGACGGCGCAGGTGACGCCCGACTTCTTCGCCACGCTGGGAGTGGCGCCCGCGCTCGGCCGGACCTTCGCGCCCGGCGAGGACGCCGTGCGCCCCGCGGCCGTGGTCGTCCTGAGCCACGAGCTCTGGCAGCGGCGCTTCGGCGGCCGCGCGGGCATCGTCGGGCAGACGCTCACCCTCAACGGGCTCCCGCGCACAGTCGTCGGCGTCATGCCGGAGCGCTTCGACTACCCGTCGCGCGAGACGCAGCTCTGGCTCCCGATCTGCTCCCAGCGCGCGTGCACGCCGTTCGGGCAGCTCACGGCCGACAGCCTCGACGGCTGGGCGAACCACTACCTGTCGCTGGTGGGGCGCATCCGCCCCGGCGCCAGCGTCGCCCGGGCGCGGGCCGAGGCGGCGGGGATCGCGCGGCGGATCATGCGCGAGCACCCGGACAACTTCGACCCGGCCACGCCGCTCGCCCCGAAGATCGTGGCCGTGCGCGACCAGCTGGTGGGGCCGGCGCGGCCGTACCTGGTCGCGCTCATGGGGGCGGTGGGGTTCGTGCTCCTCATCGTCTGCGCCAACGTGGCCAACCTGCTGCTCGCGCGCGGCGAGGGGCGGCGGCGCGAGCTGGCCGTGCGGCTGGCGCTCGGCGCGTCGCGGCGGCGGCTGGCGACGCAGCTCCTCACGGAGTGCGGCGTGTTCGCGCTCGCCGGCGGGGCCGCCGGGCTGGCGCTCGCCTGGGGCGGCAGCCGCGTGCTGGTGGCGCTCGCGCCGGCGTCGCTCCCGCGGCTCGACGAGGTCCGCGTCGACTGGATCGTCGTCGCGTTCGCCCTCGCCGTATCGCTCCTGGCGGCGCTGCTGTTCGGGGTGGTGCCGGCGCTCAGGGCCGCGGGCGAGGAGCCCGCCGACTCGCTCCGGGCGGCGGGGAAGGGGAGCGCGCAGCAGGCGCGCTCCGGCCGCGCGCGGCAGGTCCTGGTGGTGGCGGAGGTGGCGCTCGCGATGGTCCTCCTGAGCGGGGCGGGGATGCTGGTGCGCAGCCTGGTGCACCTGCACGACTCCGACGTGGGGTTCACCCCGGGCGGCGCGCTCACCGCGAAGGTGTCGCTGGACGCCAGCCGGTACGACGACGCGCGGACGCAGCTCTTCTACTCCCAGGTGCTCGAGCGCGTGCGCGCGGTCCCGGGCGTGCGGGCGGCGGGCGCGGCGCGCTGGCTCCCGGTGGTGGACGCCGGCGGGCTGTGGGACATCCGCGTGGAGGGGAAGACGTTCCCCCCGGCGCAGGGGCCCGTGGCCGTGCCGCAGGAGGTCACCCCGGGGTACTTCGCCGCCATGGGGATGCCCGTCGCGGCGGGG
This Longimicrobium sp. DNA region includes the following protein-coding sequences:
- the trpB gene encoding tryptophan synthase subunit beta, with translation MTSFAGTVDAAPEVRTGRFGEYGGRFVPETLIAALDELTELYAEASADPAFWEELDALWRDFVGRPTPLYRAARLGEACGGITVYLKREDLNHTGAHKINNSLGQVLLARKMGKRRIIAETGAGQHGVATATACALFGLDCIVYMGEEDVRRQALNVYRMNLLGAEVRPVSSGTRTLKDATNEAIRDWVTNVADTHYIIGSVVGPDPYPRMVRDFQSVIGREAREQVLAVEGRLPAAVVACVGGGSNAIGMFHPFVEDRGVELVGVEAAGEGVETGHHAATLTHGRPGVLHGCLSYLLQDEHGQVAPAHSVSAGLDYPGVGPEHSFLKDSGRARYTSVTDAEALDAFARLARLEGIIPALESAHAIAFLLREGARWKDAGPVVVCLSGRGDKDVAQVAAMGV
- a CDS encoding HEAT repeat domain-containing protein → MTDSTLHPLLDPPSAPGAPAAGEELRVEVQEVARGLAKALRTHLLYEGSSPALDRFLEQLTQGMRALWRKKPSVTLAVEERELLWEGLPVYHGEDRDSLAFLLYRDGVREISLYRGFEDEELGVLIDLLVRVHRARGEEQEDLLTLFWDHDWSHFRYRYVEPLAEGAVLPAKSEEAPGPIQVREEVEAAAVATVSPDDFQGALYFLDAAELRRLEDELQREMRRDLWTGVLDALFDRLEDGAPLRQEQAVGILSDVLPTLLGAGKLDLAARVLGELVQIATGGRRMPAPVMRSLRTLFEQLARPETVEELVRTVEQAGPLISEQSLGALLTYFPPDALAPLLKAGETSASPAVRRTVLAAAERLADAAREHAAALARDADPAVAGGAARILGRLRVAGAAADIARLLQRPEPALRLTAVEALAELRSPNAAGALEAALDDAEREVRVGAARALAALRYAPAKAKLEAALDSKRLREAELSERIAFFEAYGALAGAEGVPLLERTLNGKSWLGRRESAEMRACAALGLGRIPHPAAEKALNAAAADPDPVVRSAVGRALKAVRQ
- a CDS encoding HD-GYP domain-containing protein produces the protein MSVDATLPQAAEAPRPGAVPLSSGDDRGLQRKGRELLFALAAALRALQLYPLENQAVGNALAELDQAARALLETEEEIVVRFVGDFFFVNDVRLRIDLASYATFGSVGRALSRHRIGQVEVFRGVETVEWTALLSLVNAEPDPEDPFGGFFDRLGRTAVLHLSVGADRDSELDSRDDDARQLARRTYAQTVAVAREAMTGLRMGKGVSLRPVKRAVQSIVDQVLTNETSIVGLTTLRDYDEYTFTHSVNVCIFSVALGKKLGFDKHQLYELGLGALLHDVGKVRMPWELINKTGPLTPEEFAVLQEHPAEGLLSLFEMRGLAELPLRAMLIAYEHHMKVDQTGYPRSVRPRETTLFGRIVAVADGFDAATTKRSYQAQPWTPDRVLREMRDNPQRGFDPLVVKAFISMTGIYPVGSVVILDSFELAVVVAPNPNPEQLHQPTVKVIYDSMGIPLSPPRTVELAEIDPATGKPRHAIIKTTDPERYGINVGDYFV
- the trpA gene encoding tryptophan synthase subunit alpha, giving the protein MSATTSSERAAALARAFAAAAAEGRAALVPYVTAGHPSPEVFPAVLSMLAEEGADVIELGVPFSDPLADGPTIQRSSFEAIAQGVDLRWALDVLADFRREHDTPVVLFTYLNPVLRHGVDRFLDDAARAGADGVLLTDLPVGADPELERRFGESPLDLIRLVAPTTKPERVREIARAARGFLYYVSRTGVTGAREELAAGLAREVAAVRAATGVPVAVGFGVSTPEQAAEVARLADGVVVGSALVDRLAREGLEGARAFVRSLRRATARAAAD
- a CDS encoding methyl-accepting chemotaxis protein; this encodes MSTSISPSASRVLVAVLRVYARALLYGGLLVLGAAWLWAPPSAAGHLAAAVGILAVAALRYGAVQLSKFSYVTMTVVPVGVLTLLGEPTAAVLAAGLGTLLGDLARRKDAFPAGVNAGREALAATGAAGVYALVAHLTALPEAAGWGGPAPALSAEGIPALVAFFLAWFVFSRGLFYFSLAYRGKLTPAEWMIIFRYEVVSAALGIVGALALAAAFHFYGGGPGWPFIAAFVVAAGLLARALVMEAIASEELRKVVAMEAVIAAGMPLGESLRQIEQLAARLVEWSWLHIYAGPPERLVSIYPPSGPGALPGVDGLRARAAGAEEATLVPDARRDPRVGGVGEGVRSLVLQPLRYGRLPLGVLEIAHHRPRTYGPNEVRLIERFARQVALALQLDALVRPMTVSAREMEEELRELGARLSELRASGQGVAAHSAQIGERIEDQGRRTARGLEATAALAASAAETAADAARSAGSSRDAGRLAAENRAAMREAIERLVALRDFVDEEARDLAEAAASSDRISEVVASIHEIADQTNLLALNAAIEAARAGEHGRGFAVVADEVRKLADSSARAALEAREMVDAVRAQMSAVVGRMEQGASRVAGVGDLSRTALESVDRIVAAAAESAELTGRMAERAGEQEARLAAVRDEIAAVSLIAEQNGEEAGLVAEAARAQAETLEEIERAAAALGEVSGRLNSYIARLHAMT
- a CDS encoding CAP domain-containing protein, whose protein sequence is MTPPRPNRLRPPARLLLALAVCALGGCVPFVRRDRYADLEHRMFELVNRHRAARRLPPLVYDPVLAEIARRHSLQMARGKAPFGHRGFMGRARAVRALRPAERISENVAMNVFERGASPVMAVKGLVGSRKHRRNLEGDYALTGVGVARGPDGAFYYTQLFVR
- a CDS encoding HIT family protein; this encodes MSDCVFCRILAGELPVSWVHRGERCVALMDIQPVNPGHVLVIPVEHAVSLTDVPPETAGEMMRIARRVAAALPASGLRCEGVNLFLADGEAAGQEVFHSHLHVIPRWRGDAFVLRFGPRDREFPARAALDVAAEAIRRKLN
- a CDS encoding helix-turn-helix transcriptional regulator, with amino-acid sequence MRDARAFLPLKPAELMILTVLSGGDRHGYGIRQDILEQTGGQIEIEAGHLYRHIRSLADDGLVAEAPAPPGETDERRIYYRLTPMGRRVLAAEMQRLRELVRLAEARGILAPAGP
- a CDS encoding ABC transporter permease — translated: MKLIDLLLRLYPEEFRARFGREIRAFHEQRVRERRPRWARIVADHVTSALAEQMHSIGPDVRYALRGIARRPAFAAVVILTIALGVGANAAIFSVINAVLLRPLPYPRADRLVSFGHEPPQWLVSEPQYAEYRSYLRSFASLAAFTTGEGTLATAEDPERIATAQVTPDFFATLGVAPALGRTFAPGEDAVRPAAVVVLSHELWQRRFGGRAGIVGQTLTLNGLPRTVVGVMPERFDYPSRETQLWLPICSQRACTPFGQLTADSLDGWANHYLSLVGRIRPGASVARARAEAAGIARRIMREHPDNFDPATPLAPKIVAVRDQLVGPARPYLVALMGAVGFVLLIVCANVANLLLARGEGRRRELAVRLALGASRRRLATQLLTECGVFALAGGAAGLALAWGGSRVLVALAPASLPRLDEVRVDWIVVAFALAVSLLAALLFGVVPALRAAGEEPADSLRAAGKGSAQQARSGRARQVLVVAEVALAMVLLSGAGMLVRSLVHLHDSDVGFTPGGALTAKVSLDASRYDDARTQLFYSQVLERVRAVPGVRAAGAARWLPVVDAGGLWDIRVEGKTFPPAQGPVAVPQEVTPGYFAAMGMPVAAGRDFTEHDRAGAPPVAVVSRSFARRYWPGEDPLGRRFRLGGLDSAWVAVVGVVSDIRARGFTDEPEPTMYFPHAQAATSSYFVPRTMSLVVRTSGDPARVANPVRAAVRALDPMVPVSSVRTLEAVVGTATADRRFTTGLIAGFAALAMVLAGIGIYGVISYAVSERTFEIGVRMALGAEKGAVLALVMRDGARLALAGVALGAAGSVALARGIRSLLVGVPAVDVATLLAVGALLGAVAALASLLPARRATAVSPTEALRGGT